From the genome of Amycolatopsis sp. NBC_01488, one region includes:
- a CDS encoding DUF6414 family protein, with amino-acid sequence MTLEDQLREITLRDYLYLDVDRVKSLAGQLDQGVEEGRSFSRRASKKTAIGWEKFLSFSPESGTESTIQRSMLDSLFPDLEISLEATLLRDISDEFSDTEIAAYKVIREKCPEGSLVRLTAPGYLFDSNYLGSSLVNLSTAINGYQWLNYELLKAALKETEGDPNDELADLNFLESSFPKGEEDEHERVLHDFIPDFGYTANFLRAVIRTTRGILPSGLNLVSFSSHGNIQMTANTRLQRERRYLEADPAIIGSRFGTTPQDWTVVGTVGHYTQLPAEVSAIQKSAIETLREFQDGAKEATGFSRANFIKEVTKMLSELGRLGFLNVPQHPGMTIIPMAIYRHIQ; translated from the coding sequence ATGACACTTGAGGATCAGCTACGTGAAATTACACTTCGCGACTATCTATACCTTGACGTAGATAGAGTAAAGTCTCTCGCTGGACAGCTCGATCAAGGCGTCGAAGAAGGGCGCAGCTTCTCTCGGCGCGCCAGCAAGAAGACCGCAATAGGGTGGGAAAAGTTTCTATCCTTCAGTCCAGAAAGCGGCACGGAATCAACTATTCAAAGATCCATGCTCGACAGCTTATTTCCAGATCTTGAAATCAGCCTAGAGGCAACCCTTCTGCGGGATATCAGCGACGAATTTAGCGACACCGAGATTGCCGCATACAAGGTCATTCGAGAGAAATGTCCAGAAGGTTCCTTGGTTCGACTCACCGCGCCTGGATATCTCTTCGATAGCAACTACTTAGGCAGCTCTCTAGTAAACTTATCTACAGCAATAAACGGGTATCAATGGCTTAACTACGAGCTACTAAAGGCCGCCCTGAAGGAAACAGAAGGTGACCCCAACGACGAGCTCGCAGACTTGAACTTCCTCGAATCGTCATTCCCCAAAGGGGAGGAGGACGAACACGAGAGAGTCTTGCACGACTTCATCCCAGACTTTGGGTATACCGCAAACTTTCTTCGCGCAGTAATCAGGACCACAAGAGGAATCCTGCCATCCGGATTGAACCTGGTTTCGTTTAGCTCCCACGGCAACATCCAGATGACAGCAAACACCCGCCTTCAAAGAGAACGCCGATACCTGGAGGCGGACCCTGCAATCATCGGTTCAAGGTTCGGCACTACACCTCAGGACTGGACAGTAGTAGGCACCGTAGGCCACTACACCCAGCTGCCCGCCGAAGTAAGTGCAATACAAAAGAGTGCCATCGAGACACTTCGCGAATTCCAAGATGGAGCAAAAGAAGCCACCGGCTTCAGCCGAGCTAACTTCATAAAGGAAGTAACCAAGATGCTTTCCGAGCTAGGTCGCCTCGGCTTCCTAAATGTTCCGCAGCATCCAGGAATGACCATCATCCCCATGGCGATATATCGCCATATCCAGTAG
- a CDS encoding class I adenylate-forming enzyme family protein, whose protein sequence is MPLTAPTTPPGLPVSLDYPEVPVGSLLAAGAARWGDRTAFAHDGRSITFTETWRAACRFANALRAHGIGRGDVVALHLPNCLAFPVAYYGTLLAGATFSPANPLLPPDDLAFQLTDCEAAAVVTFGPVAGALASVADRIPARLTVVVGPTGDLPDGGFEFDAFQAGQPETRPEVELSLHEDLAHLAYTGGTTGRSKGVRLSHRNVVVNTLQHACWGSGSVPALDARGDVTLDQIGSEDEWPTRLGTGIAINLTPWFHAMGIIGGMNAAVIAGTTIVLHSRFDPPAYVADAERLRITGIGGAPALFAALLATPSFHTADLSSVRSIGSGAAPMNHAMINALRERFPGVVVSEGYGLTEATMGAVISPTYASGIRKVGSVGVPIFDTEVKVVPAEGGEDPLPAGEKGEVCLRGPQIMLGYRNRPEETAAALVDGWLHTGDVGILDADGYLSIVDRKKDMLLYKGYNVFPRELEELLITMPGVAAAAVVGRPDVEVGELPVAFVVPRGSLDADELMAAVNEKVLPYKRLREVHVVEQIPVSAAGKVLKRQLRQQLIGELPG, encoded by the coding sequence ATGCCGCTCACCGCGCCGACGACGCCGCCCGGTCTGCCCGTCTCCCTCGACTACCCCGAAGTCCCGGTCGGTTCGCTCCTCGCGGCCGGCGCCGCGCGCTGGGGCGACCGGACCGCCTTCGCCCACGACGGCCGCAGCATCACCTTCACCGAGACCTGGCGCGCCGCGTGCCGGTTCGCCAACGCCCTGCGCGCCCACGGCATCGGCCGCGGTGACGTCGTGGCGCTGCACCTGCCGAACTGCCTGGCCTTCCCGGTCGCCTACTACGGGACGCTGCTGGCCGGGGCGACCTTCAGCCCGGCCAACCCGCTGCTCCCGCCGGACGACCTCGCCTTCCAGCTCACCGACTGCGAGGCCGCCGCGGTCGTGACGTTCGGTCCGGTCGCGGGCGCGCTCGCGAGCGTCGCCGACCGGATCCCGGCGCGGCTCACCGTCGTCGTCGGCCCGACCGGCGACCTGCCCGACGGCGGCTTCGAGTTCGATGCCTTCCAGGCCGGACAGCCGGAGACGCGCCCCGAGGTCGAGCTGTCGCTGCACGAGGACCTCGCGCACCTCGCCTACACCGGCGGCACCACCGGCCGCTCGAAGGGCGTGCGGCTCTCGCACCGCAACGTCGTGGTCAACACCTTGCAGCACGCGTGCTGGGGCAGCGGCTCAGTGCCGGCACTCGATGCCCGAGGCGACGTCACCCTCGACCAGATCGGCAGCGAGGACGAGTGGCCGACGCGCCTGGGCACCGGCATCGCGATCAACCTGACGCCGTGGTTCCACGCGATGGGCATCATCGGCGGTATGAACGCGGCGGTCATCGCCGGCACCACGATCGTCCTGCACTCCCGCTTCGACCCGCCGGCCTACGTCGCCGACGCCGAACGGCTGCGCATCACCGGCATCGGCGGCGCGCCCGCGCTGTTCGCCGCCCTGCTCGCGACGCCGTCGTTCCACACCGCGGACCTCTCGTCGGTGCGCTCGATCGGCTCAGGGGCCGCGCCGATGAACCACGCGATGATCAACGCGCTGCGCGAGCGGTTCCCGGGCGTGGTGGTCAGCGAGGGGTACGGCCTCACCGAGGCGACGATGGGCGCGGTGATCTCGCCGACGTACGCCTCGGGCATCCGCAAGGTCGGCTCGGTGGGCGTGCCGATCTTCGACACCGAGGTCAAGGTCGTCCCGGCCGAAGGCGGCGAGGACCCGCTCCCGGCGGGCGAGAAGGGCGAGGTCTGCCTGCGCGGACCGCAGATCATGCTCGGCTACCGCAACCGCCCCGAGGAGACGGCGGCCGCACTGGTCGACGGCTGGCTCCACACCGGCGACGTCGGCATCCTCGACGCGGACGGCTATCTGTCCATTGTGGACCGCAAGAAGGACATGCTGCTGTACAAGGGGTACAACGTCTTCCCGCGCGAGCTGGAGGAACTGCTGATCACGATGCCCGGCGTCGCGGCGGCGGCCGTGGTGGGGCGGCCCGACGTCGAGGTCGGCGAGCTGCCGGTCGCCTTCGTGGTGCCGCGCGGTTCGCTGGACGCCGACGAGCTGATGGCCGCGGTCAACGAGAAAGTACTGCCCTACAAGCGGTTGCGGGAGGTCCACGTCGTCGAGCAGATCCCGGTGTCCGCCGCCGGGAAGGTGCTCAAGCGGCAGCTACGGCAGCAGCTGATCGGCGAGCTGCCCGGCTAG
- a CDS encoding acyl-CoA dehydrogenase family protein: MTDGLYQLAEEHEELRAAVRALAEKEIAPYAAEVDENERYPIEAYNALVKSGFNAVHIGEEYDGQGADAVGACIVIEEVARVDASASLIPAVNKLGTQPIILSGSESVKKLVLPSIASGEASASYALSEREAGSDTASMRARARLDGDHWVLNGTKCWITNAGESSWYTVMVVTDPDAEKKANGISAFVVHKDDPGFSVGPKEKKLGIKGSPTREIYFENCTIPEDRIIGEPGTGLKTALRTLDHTRPTIGAQALGIAQGALDAAIAYVKDRKQFGKSIAEFQGVQFMLADMGTKIEAARHLVYASAAASERGDKRAGFMASAAKTYASDIAMEVTTDAVQLFGGAGYTRDFPVERMMRDAKITQIYEGTNQIQKVVMARALLKG; encoded by the coding sequence GTGACCGATGGCCTGTACCAGCTTGCCGAGGAGCACGAGGAGCTGCGGGCCGCGGTCCGGGCCCTGGCCGAGAAGGAGATCGCGCCGTACGCGGCCGAGGTCGACGAGAACGAGCGCTACCCGATCGAGGCGTACAACGCGCTGGTCAAGTCCGGGTTCAACGCCGTCCACATCGGCGAGGAGTACGACGGCCAGGGCGCGGACGCCGTCGGCGCCTGCATCGTGATCGAAGAGGTCGCCCGGGTCGACGCGTCGGCGTCGCTGATCCCGGCGGTGAACAAGCTCGGCACGCAGCCGATCATCCTGTCCGGCTCGGAGAGCGTGAAGAAGCTGGTGCTGCCGTCGATCGCCTCGGGTGAGGCTTCGGCGTCGTACGCGCTTTCGGAGCGCGAGGCCGGCTCGGACACGGCGTCGATGCGCGCCCGCGCCCGCCTCGACGGTGACCACTGGGTGCTCAACGGCACCAAGTGCTGGATCACCAACGCGGGCGAGTCGTCCTGGTACACGGTGATGGTCGTGACCGACCCGGACGCGGAGAAGAAGGCCAACGGCATCTCGGCGTTCGTCGTGCACAAGGACGACCCGGGCTTCTCGGTGGGGCCGAAGGAGAAGAAGCTCGGCATCAAGGGCTCCCCGACGCGCGAGATCTACTTCGAGAACTGCACGATCCCCGAGGACCGCATCATCGGCGAGCCGGGCACGGGCCTGAAGACGGCACTGCGCACGCTGGACCACACCCGCCCGACGATCGGCGCGCAGGCGCTGGGCATCGCCCAGGGCGCCCTCGACGCGGCGATCGCGTACGTCAAGGACCGCAAGCAGTTCGGCAAGTCGATCGCCGAGTTCCAGGGCGTCCAGTTCATGCTGGCCGACATGGGCACGAAGATCGAAGCGGCCCGCCACCTGGTGTACGCCTCCGCGGCGGCTTCGGAGCGCGGTGACAAGCGCGCGGGCTTCATGGCCTCGGCGGCGAAGACGTACGCGTCCGACATCGCCATGGAGGTGACGACGGACGCGGTCCAGCTGTTCGGCGGCGCCGGTTACACGCGGGACTTCCCGGTGGAGCGGATGATGCGGGACGCGAAGATCACGCAGATTTACGAAGGCACCAACCAGATCCAGAAGGTCGTCATGGCCCGCGCCCTGCTCAAGGGCTAG
- a CDS encoding FtsK/SpoIIIE domain-containing protein gives MNLSPGFLVVALAVLGLGVWVLHKIGRALASVVEALAAMVIVFVALWWACKAALWLLTQVVTRWRTSLTVVAVYLWCVWIGWVWLVANLGGLALILGVWRLVDVVSFDQWCGRLLRSWWARWAVYGRKLPGWLHACGLSVRDDALPVEVTVNLVGRRRVARSTARQAGVQVPKVLGVRSGPSWDEVRVELVAGQKPEDFDDAARALASARNVARCQVRELAPNVVSIDFQRRDLLGNVVHSLPVPDLLAADATGVDLRRAWSGHTEYGHDWRVPLSGSGAHCLTAGASGAGKNSVMWCPLVSAASAIRSGVVRMSGIDPKGMELAYGRGIFARYAVSGKDAIEVLDDLVGTMEARKAEFAGRLRTVPISIEHPLELLEFDEIGALTKYTDRKTRDQIVERVALLTTQGRALGITVRGYVQEPTKDTVPVRELFTRRVCLRVTSKTHVPMVLGDGAYERGAWANRIGDSEAGVGYVWGEGIREPLRIRAGWVSDETVKALEHYVTNGGVVDLAARRGTEGVAA, from the coding sequence ATGAACCTGTCTCCCGGATTTCTCGTCGTGGCCCTGGCCGTGCTGGGACTCGGTGTGTGGGTGCTGCACAAGATCGGCCGCGCCCTGGCGTCGGTGGTCGAGGCACTGGCCGCGATGGTGATCGTGTTCGTCGCCCTCTGGTGGGCCTGCAAAGCGGCACTCTGGCTGCTGACGCAAGTTGTGACGCGGTGGCGGACCAGCCTGACTGTGGTCGCGGTCTATCTGTGGTGCGTCTGGATCGGCTGGGTTTGGCTCGTGGCGAACCTCGGCGGCCTGGCGCTGATCCTCGGCGTGTGGCGATTGGTCGACGTGGTGTCGTTCGATCAGTGGTGCGGGCGACTGCTGCGCTCCTGGTGGGCGCGCTGGGCGGTGTACGGGCGCAAGCTTCCCGGCTGGCTGCACGCCTGCGGCCTCAGCGTCCGCGATGACGCGTTGCCGGTGGAAGTGACGGTCAACCTGGTCGGTCGCCGGAGGGTGGCTCGTTCGACGGCTCGGCAGGCCGGGGTGCAGGTGCCCAAGGTTCTTGGTGTCCGGTCGGGTCCGTCGTGGGATGAGGTGCGGGTTGAGCTGGTGGCCGGCCAGAAGCCGGAGGACTTCGACGACGCCGCTCGTGCGCTGGCCTCGGCCCGGAACGTCGCCCGGTGCCAGGTGCGGGAGCTGGCACCGAACGTGGTGTCGATCGACTTCCAACGGCGAGACCTGCTCGGCAACGTTGTGCACTCGCTCCCGGTGCCCGATCTCCTGGCGGCCGATGCGACCGGTGTGGATCTGCGGCGAGCGTGGTCCGGTCACACCGAGTACGGGCACGACTGGCGTGTCCCGCTGTCCGGTTCCGGTGCGCACTGCTTGACCGCCGGTGCCTCGGGCGCGGGGAAAAACTCAGTGATGTGGTGCCCGCTGGTGTCGGCCGCGTCGGCGATCCGCTCGGGTGTGGTCCGCATGTCCGGGATCGACCCCAAGGGCATGGAACTGGCGTACGGGCGCGGGATTTTCGCTCGGTATGCGGTGTCTGGGAAGGACGCGATCGAGGTCCTGGACGACCTCGTGGGCACGATGGAGGCGCGCAAAGCCGAGTTCGCCGGACGACTGCGGACGGTCCCGATCAGCATCGAACACCCGCTGGAGCTGCTGGAGTTCGACGAGATCGGCGCCCTGACGAAGTACACCGACCGCAAGACCCGCGATCAGATCGTCGAACGCGTCGCGCTGCTGACCACCCAGGGCCGGGCGCTCGGCATCACCGTGCGCGGGTATGTGCAGGAACCGACCAAGGACACCGTGCCCGTGCGGGAGCTGTTCACCCGTCGCGTGTGCTTGCGGGTGACCTCGAAGACGCACGTTCCGATGGTGCTCGGTGATGGCGCGTATGAGCGGGGCGCGTGGGCCAACCGGATCGGCGACTCCGAGGCCGGGGTCGGCTACGTGTGGGGCGAGGGCATCCGCGAACCGCTGCGCATCCGGGCCGGGTGGGTCTCCGACGAGACGGTCAAGGCGCTGGAGCACTACGTCACCAATGGTGGCGTGGTTGACCTGGCCGCGCGGCGCGGTACTGAGGGGGTGGCGGCGTGA
- a CDS encoding Lrp/AsnC family transcriptional regulator — protein sequence MRLIRALQVAPRASFASIAAALGVTENAVGRRYRRLRAEGVLRVAGIVDPGALGQSKWLVRLRCRPGSVAAIADALAKRDDVSWVGLCAGGSEIGFAIRSRTREQRDDLLGEQLPRTAAVLDIHASAMLRQFVGGRGHYWAALRGTLTPEQEAMLGSEGAPFTEAPVVAREPMRLTAEDEKLLDVLAEDGRATLVDLAAAADLTPGRASRRLETLLERRVVHIDVEIAAAALGYHARANLYLRVHPSAVKDVGRALAREPEIAFAAAVSGPHNVHAVAHCRDLDELFEFTSDRIGSLPGLQSMEVSPLLKHVKQAGTLLSGDRLAGQLADQLLP from the coding sequence GTGCGTCTCATCCGCGCGCTTCAGGTCGCTCCGCGGGCTTCGTTCGCGTCGATCGCGGCTGCGCTCGGCGTCACCGAAAACGCGGTCGGCCGACGCTACCGGCGGCTTCGTGCCGAGGGTGTCCTGCGCGTCGCCGGCATCGTCGACCCGGGGGCGTTGGGCCAGAGCAAGTGGCTGGTGCGGCTGCGGTGCCGTCCCGGGAGCGTCGCGGCGATCGCCGACGCCCTCGCGAAGCGCGACGACGTCAGCTGGGTGGGGCTCTGCGCCGGGGGCTCCGAGATCGGGTTCGCGATCCGGTCCCGGACCCGGGAACAGCGGGACGACCTGCTCGGGGAGCAGCTGCCGCGGACCGCGGCCGTCCTCGACATCCACGCGTCCGCGATGCTGCGCCAGTTCGTCGGCGGCCGCGGGCACTACTGGGCCGCGCTGCGGGGCACGCTGACCCCCGAGCAGGAGGCGATGCTCGGAAGCGAGGGCGCACCGTTCACGGAGGCCCCGGTCGTGGCCCGCGAGCCGATGCGCCTGACCGCCGAGGACGAGAAGCTGCTCGACGTCCTCGCCGAAGACGGCCGCGCCACGCTGGTCGACCTCGCCGCGGCGGCGGACCTGACCCCCGGCCGCGCCTCCCGCCGGTTGGAGACGCTGCTGGAGCGGCGCGTCGTGCACATCGACGTCGAGATCGCGGCCGCGGCGCTGGGCTACCACGCGCGGGCGAACCTCTACCTGCGCGTGCACCCGTCGGCGGTCAAGGACGTCGGGCGCGCGCTTGCGCGGGAGCCCGAGATCGCCTTCGCCGCAGCGGTTTCCGGGCCGCACAACGTCCACGCCGTCGCGCACTGCCGGGACCTCGACGAACTGTTCGAGTTCACGTCGGACCGGATCGGCTCCCTGCCCGGGCTGCAGAGCATGGAGGTCTCCCCGCTGCTCAAGCACGTCAAGCAGGCCGGCACGCTCCTGTCCGGCGACCGGCTAGCCGGGCAGCTCGCCGATCAGCTGCTGCCGTAG
- a CDS encoding tyrosine-type recombinase/integrase, which yields MESDKREDKYIDPRSSSKTFLQQAENWLKAQSPDPATREILRSRLESQIYPVFGHLKFGQIKPSTIRDWLGLMDEKRLSANYQVVLFTIVTGVLDSAIDDKLIRENPCQAKTVRRPVGSSPQVVVWPEDRVHKVRAGLVKRFRVVVPLGSGLGLRQGEILGFSPDDIDREEMVVRVQRQIKTVKGVMMFAPPKGGKTRMVPLSPAMLAEIDDHDDQFPTTAITLPWKKPDGDRVTVRLLVTGEAGRLYTGDLFTKVVWQGGFREAKITHRGRADGMHALRHFYASTLLSRAVSIKELAEYLGHADAGFTLRTYTHLVPSSHERARQAVDAVFARSSNQQGDVTAE from the coding sequence GTGGAGTCGGACAAGCGTGAGGACAAGTACATAGACCCGCGCTCGTCGTCCAAGACGTTTCTGCAACAGGCCGAAAACTGGCTCAAAGCGCAGTCACCGGACCCGGCGACGCGGGAGATCCTGCGTAGCCGTCTCGAAAGTCAGATCTACCCGGTGTTCGGGCACCTGAAGTTCGGCCAGATCAAGCCGTCGACCATTCGCGACTGGCTCGGCTTGATGGATGAGAAGCGGTTGAGCGCCAACTATCAAGTCGTGCTGTTCACCATCGTGACCGGCGTCCTCGACTCGGCGATAGACGACAAGCTGATCCGGGAAAACCCCTGCCAGGCAAAGACCGTTCGGCGACCGGTGGGCAGTAGCCCGCAGGTGGTGGTCTGGCCGGAAGATCGCGTGCACAAGGTGCGGGCCGGGCTCGTCAAACGGTTCCGCGTCGTCGTCCCGCTTGGGTCCGGGCTCGGACTGCGGCAGGGTGAGATCCTGGGCTTCTCACCGGACGACATCGATCGAGAGGAGATGGTGGTCCGCGTTCAACGGCAGATCAAGACGGTCAAGGGCGTGATGATGTTCGCCCCTCCGAAGGGCGGTAAGACGCGGATGGTGCCGCTCTCCCCCGCGATGCTGGCGGAGATCGACGACCATGACGACCAGTTCCCGACGACCGCCATCACACTCCCGTGGAAGAAGCCCGATGGGGATCGGGTGACGGTTCGACTTCTCGTCACGGGCGAGGCCGGCCGCCTGTACACCGGCGACCTGTTCACCAAGGTCGTCTGGCAGGGCGGGTTCAGAGAGGCGAAGATCACCCACCGTGGCCGGGCCGACGGCATGCACGCGCTGCGGCACTTCTACGCCTCGACGCTGCTGTCCCGGGCGGTCTCGATCAAGGAGCTGGCCGAGTATCTGGGGCACGCCGACGCGGGCTTCACGCTCCGGACGTACACCCACCTCGTCCCGTCGAGCCATGAACGGGCCAGGCAAGCCGTTGACGCGGTGTTCGCGAGATCAAGCAACCAACAAGGCGACGTAACCGCCGAGTAG
- a CDS encoding SDR family NAD(P)-dependent oxidoreductase gives MQTALVVGASRGLGHAIATELSARGWHVLGTVRDPAARTPLHDLADASDGRVEVEHLDITEPDQLPPLRERLAGRRLDVLFVNAGTTNNPATPIGEVPTADFVDVMVTNALSPMRLIEALADLVPADGLIGAMSSGQGSITNNTAGSREVYRGSKAALNMFMRSYAARQADRALLLMAPGWIRTALGGDQAPFTLEETVPRIVDVLLAKRGKPGLEFLDREGQTVPW, from the coding sequence ATGCAGACCGCCCTCGTCGTCGGGGCCTCGCGAGGACTCGGACACGCGATCGCCACCGAACTCTCCGCCCGCGGCTGGCACGTGCTCGGCACGGTCCGCGACCCGGCCGCCCGGACGCCGCTGCACGACCTGGCGGACGCCTCCGACGGACGCGTCGAGGTCGAGCACCTCGACATCACCGAGCCCGACCAGCTGCCGCCCCTGCGCGAACGGCTCGCCGGCCGCCGCCTCGACGTGCTCTTCGTCAACGCCGGCACCACGAACAACCCGGCGACGCCGATCGGCGAGGTGCCGACGGCCGACTTCGTCGACGTCATGGTCACCAACGCGCTCAGCCCGATGCGCCTGATCGAAGCGCTCGCCGACCTCGTGCCGGCGGACGGGCTGATCGGCGCGATGTCCTCCGGGCAGGGCAGCATCACGAACAACACGGCCGGCTCGCGCGAGGTCTACCGGGGCAGTAAGGCGGCGCTGAACATGTTCATGCGCAGCTACGCGGCCCGGCAGGCCGACCGGGCTCTCCTGCTCATGGCCCCCGGCTGGATCCGCACGGCCCTCGGCGGCGACCAGGCGCCGTTCACCCTCGAGGAGACGGTGCCCCGGATCGTGGACGTCCTGCTGGCCAAGCGCGGCAAGCCCGGCCTCGAGTTCCTCGACCGCGAAGGCCAGACCGTGCCGTGGTGA
- a CDS encoding AMED_5909 family protein, whose product MATPNEPRTLREAHEIAMDRRPAPDANPSVWLTFRQANARMYEKVADVDRGHHHEALYWADHERRRAGEVSAKIQGVNSKAE is encoded by the coding sequence ATGGCGACGCCGAATGAACCGCGCACTTTGCGTGAAGCGCATGAGATCGCGATGGATCGACGACCGGCGCCGGATGCGAACCCTTCCGTGTGGCTGACATTTCGCCAAGCGAACGCGCGGATGTACGAGAAGGTTGCCGACGTCGACCGGGGCCACCACCATGAGGCGCTGTACTGGGCGGACCATGAACGGCGGAGGGCGGGGGAGGTTTCGGCGAAGATCCAGGGCGTGAACTCGAAGGCTGAGTAG
- a CDS encoding helix-turn-helix transcriptional regulator encodes MNISNMDRLWSVDDVSTYLGVPVKTLYQWKWRGEGPPVRKIGRHLRYDPAKVQAWVNGEVAA; translated from the coding sequence ATGAACATCAGCAACATGGACCGGCTCTGGTCGGTTGACGACGTGTCCACCTACCTCGGCGTCCCGGTCAAGACGCTGTACCAGTGGAAGTGGCGCGGCGAGGGGCCGCCGGTCCGGAAGATCGGGCGTCACCTCCGCTACGACCCGGCCAAGGTGCAGGCCTGGGTCAATGGGGAGGTCGCGGCCTGA
- a CDS encoding replication initiator → MTDQQQSQPAGTRAERMRAPLAADVIRATAEKHSVCVRPFTMEVGDTQTGELRYVPVPCGSTVESVYLPCARKAKALRQAQCREGWHMAEEPNLTAAPPTEDQTELLTYRADLVAAYREVVERDQAEAEELRVEITGVDAELRQLGMRGRLPAVDVPTKRAVKRSTKRRQDAPNLPRRKVAKTTVGREYAGKFRPSMFVTLTCDTYGPVRGDGSPVDPARYDYRRAARDAVHFSALVDRWWQNLRRVVGWDAQYFATVEPQKRTAPHLHAAIRGAIPHDVIRQVTEATYHQVWWPNHDQVVYVDRLPVWDGDTRMFLDPDTREPLTTWDDAVDQVEDPAHVVTFGRQVHSKGILGGTEEAGRHIGYLTKYLTKSTGEVVEADTARLRDHHDRLHAELSVTPCSPRCAVWLLYGIQPKGANSKTTPGHCKGRAHRRTTLGLPGRRVLVSRKWSGKTVDDHKADRKAFVQQALAAIGIEKPQPDPTRLVWRKVEPGDPHVPPRPHLVMRAIAERITWKAEYDRALLAAAGPPGDGPETSATQLAA, encoded by the coding sequence ATGACCGACCAGCAACAGAGCCAGCCGGCCGGGACCCGGGCCGAACGGATGCGGGCACCACTCGCGGCGGACGTGATCCGGGCGACGGCCGAGAAGCACAGCGTCTGCGTCCGCCCGTTCACCATGGAAGTCGGCGACACCCAGACCGGCGAACTCCGCTACGTCCCGGTCCCGTGCGGCTCCACCGTGGAATCGGTCTACCTGCCGTGCGCTCGGAAGGCGAAGGCGCTGCGGCAGGCCCAGTGCCGCGAGGGCTGGCACATGGCCGAGGAACCCAACCTCACCGCCGCGCCACCGACCGAGGATCAAACCGAGCTGCTCACGTACAGGGCCGATCTGGTCGCGGCGTACCGAGAGGTGGTCGAGCGGGACCAGGCGGAGGCGGAGGAACTGCGGGTAGAGATCACCGGGGTGGACGCGGAACTTCGGCAACTCGGCATGCGCGGTCGCCTGCCTGCCGTCGACGTGCCGACCAAGCGCGCGGTGAAGCGGTCGACGAAGCGGCGGCAGGACGCTCCGAACCTGCCCCGGCGCAAGGTCGCAAAGACCACGGTCGGGCGGGAGTACGCGGGGAAGTTCCGCCCGTCCATGTTCGTCACGCTGACCTGCGACACCTACGGGCCGGTCCGTGGTGACGGTTCACCGGTCGACCCGGCGCGGTATGACTACCGGCGGGCTGCGCGGGATGCGGTGCACTTCTCCGCACTGGTAGATCGCTGGTGGCAGAACCTGCGCCGGGTCGTCGGCTGGGACGCTCAGTACTTCGCCACCGTCGAGCCGCAGAAGCGGACCGCTCCGCATCTGCACGCCGCGATCCGCGGGGCCATTCCGCACGACGTCATCCGCCAGGTCACCGAAGCGACGTATCACCAGGTCTGGTGGCCCAACCACGACCAGGTGGTCTACGTGGACCGGCTGCCGGTCTGGGACGGTGACACCCGGATGTTCCTCGACCCGGACACCCGGGAGCCGCTGACCACCTGGGATGACGCCGTGGACCAGGTCGAGGATCCGGCGCACGTTGTCACGTTCGGGCGGCAGGTGCACTCGAAGGGGATCCTCGGCGGCACCGAAGAGGCCGGCCGCCACATCGGCTACCTCACGAAGTACCTGACCAAGTCCACCGGCGAAGTGGTCGAGGCAGACACGGCGCGGCTGCGGGATCACCACGACCGGCTGCACGCCGAACTGTCCGTCACCCCCTGCTCGCCACGCTGCGCGGTCTGGCTCCTCTACGGGATCCAGCCCAAGGGCGCGAACAGCAAGACCACCCCGGGGCACTGCAAAGGCCGGGCACACCGCCGGACCACCCTCGGGCTGCCGGGACGTCGGGTGCTCGTGTCACGGAAGTGGTCGGGCAAGACCGTCGACGACCACAAAGCCGACCGCAAGGCCTTCGTTCAGCAGGCCTTGGCGGCGATCGGGATCGAGAAGCCACAACCGGACCCGACCCGGCTGGTCTGGCGCAAGGTCGAGCCCGGCGACCCGCATGTCCCGCCCCGTCCGCACCTCGTCATGCGCGCCATCGCGGAACGGATCACGTGGAAGGCCGAGTACGACCGGGCGCTACTCGCCGCCGCCGGACCACCAGGGGACGGTCCGGAAACTTCGGCAACTCAGCTCGCAGCCTGA